From Pseudanabaena sp. PCC 6802, one genomic window encodes:
- a CDS encoding WD40 repeat domain-containing protein, whose product MILANPIGNPYKGPIPYSETDLDSERFFGRTNLQKLVKLNLQNSPLTVFYGVSGVGKSSLLRAGVASVLRREAERNLQNGNPKFGIVVFRDWFDNPLEKLKCQIKKDIQQINGIKCIDPSIEGEGWENSEEKKTLKILAPDLKFPFVEYLRVWTKCLGGDNCGELYIILDQFEDYFSCQEDQHSRETFVNGFTRVIEDYDYSEMPVRFLVSIREDLLAKADRFFKGRISRWFDNRISLDQLTASEAIEAIEKPITEWYNKKVSSEQQFEIEDKFSESIVEKIANDNDGKTIEAAYLQLVMRKLWEKEQEEPGSHKLRIATLDELDGTKGIIEQHLKTRLKLLDTENDRRTVASIFRHLVTPSGTSISHNASDLFEYTNDNQFLPHRKLDKDQFQKLLGTLNEDDPSRILRPIGGTRYEILFSAYAKVILNWLNDYKKEQEKFKLSRISTIAQRAITLAKESYALSQEDGHIQEHDGANDELSALLALRAYFWNEESSLPMLSRVDQALREALRIPYFSTLLEGHQREVVAVAFSADGQQLIAADIEDKILHWNLRQFDSSPKDPGSEKKQPIILSVAIQNGDLKIDSYNNFLPDSGDDVKLGAEHQTLLSKSLEICTSASDPDQDTVAVELRGLKIYLFEVTIQIVNSRTDETAQLDIDQDRNDYAVSAIAFSQDNRILVAGYRDGIIQWQDLETGITLRNAHNQSAISAIAVSSDRKLLAIGSEDATIQLWQVESDRLSLTAILRGHQKKINCLAFNCNNSFLASGSEDTTVRLWEVKNDRTDYL is encoded by the coding sequence ATGATATTAGCCAATCCAATTGGAAACCCCTATAAAGGACCTATACCTTACTCTGAGACAGATTTAGATTCAGAGCGATTTTTCGGACGCACAAACCTTCAAAAACTTGTTAAGCTCAACTTGCAGAACTCCCCATTGACAGTATTTTATGGAGTGAGTGGTGTTGGAAAGAGTTCCCTACTTAGAGCTGGTGTTGCTTCTGTACTGCGTCGGGAAGCAGAACGCAATCTGCAGAATGGCAACCCCAAATTTGGTATTGTTGTTTTTAGAGACTGGTTTGACAACCCTCTAGAAAAATTGAAATGCCAAATTAAAAAGGATATCCAACAAATCAACGGCATTAAATGCATTGATCCTTCAATTGAGGGTGAAGGTTGGGAAAATAGCGAAGAAAAGAAAACGCTTAAAATCTTAGCACCAGATTTGAAGTTTCCATTTGTTGAGTACCTTCGGGTATGGACGAAGTGCCTTGGGGGAGATAACTGTGGCGAACTCTATATAATTCTCGATCAATTTGAAGATTATTTCTCGTGCCAAGAAGATCAACATTCAAGAGAAACATTTGTTAATGGATTTACTCGTGTAATTGAAGATTATGATTATTCTGAAATGCCTGTAAGGTTCCTTGTTTCAATTCGAGAAGATTTACTAGCCAAAGCCGATCGTTTTTTCAAGGGAAGAATATCTCGTTGGTTTGATAATAGAATCTCTCTTGATCAATTAACAGCAAGTGAAGCGATCGAAGCCATAGAAAAACCAATTACCGAATGGTACAACAAGAAAGTATCATCTGAGCAGCAATTTGAGATTGAAGACAAATTCAGTGAATCTATTGTAGAGAAAATTGCTAATGATAATGATGGCAAGACTATTGAAGCGGCTTATCTACAGCTTGTAATGAGGAAACTATGGGAAAAGGAACAAGAAGAACCTGGCTCCCATAAATTGCGGATTGCGACCTTAGATGAACTAGATGGAACAAAAGGGATTATCGAGCAGCATCTTAAGACACGATTAAAATTACTAGATACGGAAAACGACCGAAGAACTGTAGCTTCTATTTTCCGTCATCTGGTTACACCATCTGGCACTTCAATTTCTCACAATGCTAGCGATTTATTTGAATATACAAATGACAATCAATTTCTTCCTCACCGAAAACTTGATAAGGATCAATTTCAAAAACTTTTAGGCACTCTTAATGAAGATGATCCATCTCGAATTTTGCGGCCAATTGGTGGTACTCGATACGAAATTCTGTTTTCTGCCTATGCCAAAGTAATTTTGAATTGGCTAAATGATTATAAAAAAGAACAGGAAAAGTTTAAACTATCTCGGATTTCAACAATTGCTCAACGTGCTATTACCTTGGCTAAAGAATCGTATGCTCTCTCGCAAGAAGATGGTCACATTCAAGAACATGATGGAGCTAATGATGAGCTAAGTGCTCTGCTTGCCCTGCGAGCTTATTTTTGGAATGAGGAAAGTAGTTTACCCATGCTTAGTCGAGTTGATCAAGCACTTCGTGAAGCATTGAGAATTCCATATTTTAGTACTCTCCTTGAAGGGCATCAGAGAGAAGTTGTGGCGGTTGCCTTTAGTGCAGATGGGCAGCAACTTATTGCAGCAGATATTGAGGATAAGATTTTGCATTGGAATTTACGGCAATTTGACTCTTCACCTAAAGACCCTGGATCAGAGAAAAAGCAACCGATTATACTATCTGTTGCCATCCAGAATGGTGATCTAAAGATAGATTCCTATAATAACTTCTTGCCTGATTCGGGTGATGATGTCAAACTTGGTGCTGAACATCAAACCTTGCTAAGTAAATCTCTAGAGATTTGTACTTCTGCATCCGACCCCGACCAAGATACAGTAGCAGTAGAGCTTCGGGGGCTAAAAATATATCTATTCGAAGTCACCATACAGATTGTGAATAGCAGGACTGATGAAACTGCTCAGCTTGATATCGATCAGGATCGAAACGACTATGCAGTTTCGGCCATTGCTTTTAGTCAAGACAACCGAATTCTAGTTGCTGGTTATAGAGATGGAATTATCCAGTGGCAGGACTTAGAGACTGGAATTACTTTGAGAAACGCCCATAATCAATCCGCTATAAGTGCAATTGCAGTTAGTTCAGATAGAAAGCTTTTGGCTATTGGGAGTGAGGATGCAACTATTCAACTATGGCAAGTTGAAAGCGATCGTCTTTCTCTTACTGCAATTTTGCGCGGCCACCAGAAGAAGATTAATTGTTTAGCCTTTAATTGTAATAACAGTTTTCTGGCTTCAGGGAGTGAGGATACGACAGTGCGTCTATGGGAAGTTAAAAACGATCGGACTGATTACCTATAG
- a CDS encoding SIR2 family NAD-dependent protein deacylase: MASKLGVVGLNTSFLQLDNGNYNKRLGLSSRQFHAACLREGDKWVEKHHANLLMTHHPSIWLDSSSKDHLENLIHTSNYFVVHLCGHEHETRYTGVEQGSGWIRRTMQAPSLFGLETCFTDQGNQEVQRSHGYVASKIEFNNGEKEGNMIHWPRYRPGSPNRAFRLEADNVNNDLSGGIYTSPATFKLRKPFAPPPKNSSSCPDESHYDDVVKAIKEGALVAILGSEVNLYGRGGQDDDEVIDWELHSKFPPTSRELALHLIQKFGLPHKSKKFRCPLCSVNDEHELPPKECWFRDEFLDENAYIYCPRMESDTKVKSKHMIVGRSPLHSSSQYANLTSDGSNKLLEELEKIFHVDKSNESKDFEYQTNPVLDFFAHLPKSLKAKGFTLPYPLIITTNYDTALEVAFKRANQEYDLVFYMNSVKGKDQFLHRKPNGEIAPITDPNDLSLGISFEERPVILKLYGTTDHMNENEGLVITEDNFIEYLVERNIDRLLHVSLKDKINIERNHLLFLGFGLSDWNHRIILHRLWPNQQLKNCWSIQRVVSTPDQLDQKFWNSLGIEPLQISLKTYVDELTKQIDSL; the protein is encoded by the coding sequence ATGGCTTCTAAGTTAGGAGTAGTAGGACTCAATACAAGCTTCCTCCAACTCGACAATGGTAACTATAATAAGCGTCTTGGTCTGAGTTCTAGACAATTTCATGCAGCCTGCTTACGTGAGGGAGATAAATGGGTTGAAAAGCACCATGCTAATTTACTGATGACCCATCACCCTTCAATTTGGTTAGACAGCAGCTCTAAGGACCATTTAGAGAACCTCATTCATACTTCAAACTACTTTGTAGTACACCTGTGCGGACATGAGCATGAGACTCGATATACAGGGGTTGAACAAGGCAGTGGTTGGATTAGACGTACAATGCAGGCTCCTTCACTCTTCGGACTAGAGACGTGTTTTACGGATCAAGGAAATCAAGAAGTTCAACGTTCACACGGTTACGTTGCTAGCAAAATCGAGTTCAACAATGGTGAAAAAGAGGGAAATATGATCCATTGGCCAAGATATAGGCCGGGATCTCCTAACAGGGCATTTCGATTAGAAGCAGATAATGTCAACAACGATTTAAGTGGAGGTATTTATACCTCCCCAGCCACATTTAAGCTAAGAAAGCCATTTGCTCCTCCCCCTAAAAATAGTTCAAGCTGCCCAGATGAATCGCATTATGACGATGTAGTCAAAGCTATTAAAGAGGGTGCACTTGTAGCAATTTTAGGTTCAGAAGTTAACTTATATGGTCGAGGAGGACAAGATGATGATGAAGTGATCGATTGGGAACTTCACTCTAAATTTCCTCCAACAAGTAGGGAATTGGCTTTGCATCTAATTCAAAAGTTTGGCTTGCCCCATAAAAGCAAGAAATTTAGATGCCCCCTTTGTAGCGTTAATGATGAACACGAATTACCGCCAAAAGAATGCTGGTTCAGAGATGAGTTTCTAGATGAGAACGCATATATTTATTGCCCCAGAATGGAGTCGGATACAAAAGTCAAGTCCAAACACATGATAGTGGGTAGAAGCCCCCTACACTCCTCATCACAATATGCCAATCTTACTTCGGACGGGTCGAATAAGCTTCTGGAGGAACTAGAGAAGATTTTTCATGTTGATAAATCAAATGAATCAAAGGATTTTGAATACCAGACAAATCCAGTGCTCGACTTCTTTGCCCATCTTCCAAAGAGCTTAAAGGCTAAAGGTTTCACTCTTCCTTATCCTTTGATAATAACGACCAATTACGATACTGCATTAGAGGTAGCCTTTAAAAGAGCGAACCAAGAATATGACCTAGTTTTTTATATGAATTCAGTGAAGGGGAAAGACCAGTTCTTGCACAGGAAGCCGAATGGAGAAATTGCCCCGATTACAGATCCAAATGATCTCTCTCTAGGAATATCATTTGAAGAGCGACCTGTAATTTTGAAGCTTTACGGTACAACCGACCATATGAATGAGAACGAAGGATTAGTGATTACTGAGGATAATTTCATCGAATACCTAGTAGAAAGAAACATTGATCGATTGTTACACGTTAGCTTAAAAGACAAAATTAATATAGAGAGGAATCATCTCTTATTTTTGGGTTTTGGACTAAGCGACTGGAATCATAGAATTATTCTGCATCGCCTATGGCCGAACCAACAATTAAAAAACTGTTGGTCAATTCAGAGGGTGGTATCTACGCCTGATCAACTCGATCAGAAATTTTGGAACTCTTTAGGGATTGAACCCTTGCAAATCTCTTTGAAAACCTACGTTGATGAGTTAACTAAGCAAATTGACTCTCTTTAA
- a CDS encoding IS5 family transposase, giving the protein MRRSYNTDLSNQEWEIIAPMLPKPSKWGRPPKTNMRELLNAIFYILKNGCTWQNLPHDFPPYSTVYFYWQRWERTGLLEEINRKLSQQFREKVSKEATPSLVSIDSQSVKTTESAGSRGFDGGKQIKGRKRFAMVDTLGLVVKVLVCAANIGERAGAKQLLQNLTSPLPRLEKFWLMLDSLVMKSHNGSTTTSDGFGKLANGQTIRKVL; this is encoded by the coding sequence ATGCGCCGATCCTATAATACCGATTTATCCAACCAAGAATGGGAAATTATCGCACCCATGCTACCCAAACCATCAAAATGGGGTAGGCCACCCAAAACAAATATGCGAGAGTTACTGAATGCCATTTTCTATATACTCAAAAATGGTTGTACATGGCAGAATCTACCCCATGACTTTCCGCCTTACTCAACGGTCTATTTCTACTGGCAAAGGTGGGAAAGAACTGGGCTACTGGAGGAGATTAATCGCAAATTGAGCCAACAATTTAGGGAAAAGGTTAGTAAAGAGGCGACCCCAAGCTTGGTGAGTATCGATAGCCAGAGTGTGAAGACAACAGAAAGTGCGGGCAGTCGAGGTTTTGATGGCGGTAAGCAAATCAAGGGCAGAAAACGCTTCGCTATGGTTGACACCTTGGGCTTAGTTGTAAAGGTGTTGGTGTGTGCAGCTAACATCGGTGAAAGAGCAGGAGCTAAGCAGTTGTTACAGAATCTCACATCTCCATTACCACGATTAGAGAAATTCTGGTTGATGCTGGATTCTCTGGTGATGAAATCACACAATGGGTCAACGACAACTTCGGATGGCTTTGGGAAGTTAGCAAACGGGCAGACAATCAGAAAGGTTTTGTAG
- a CDS encoding transposase, with amino-acid sequence MTQWVNDNFGWLWEVSKRADNQKGFVVESKRWVVERTFAWLGNCRRLSKDYEFYEQMSESFIYLALIRKMLRNLATATS; translated from the coding sequence ATCACACAATGGGTCAACGACAACTTCGGATGGCTTTGGGAAGTTAGCAAACGGGCAGACAATCAGAAAGGTTTTGTAGTGGAGTCAAAGCGTTGGGTGGTAGAGCGAACCTTTGCTTGGTTAGGTAATTGTCGTAGACTAAGCAAGGATTATGAATTTTATGAGCAAATGTCTGAATCGTTTATTTACTTGGCTTTAATCCGCAAAATGCTAAGAAATCTGGCAACTGCGACTTCCTAA
- a CDS encoding metallophosphoesterase family protein: MTSFSWLHFSDLHRGMPEQAESWSRIKKVIFEDVGKLYTQCGPWNLVLFTGDLTHSGSKEQFKQVDEFLNELWEEFAKLGHLESTTPQLLAVPGNHDLVWPENPKAPAVAVLLKWSQHEEVWDDFWDLKKTSDYREVINEAFKNYSDWWKEQEYKPKNICDGILPGDFSVTIENKDGAKNPFRKSQLPDFLAFCGLKPSK, encoded by the coding sequence ATGACAAGCTTCAGTTGGTTACACTTTTCAGACCTACATCGAGGAATGCCAGAACAAGCAGAGTCCTGGTCCAGGATAAAAAAAGTAATATTTGAAGACGTGGGAAAGTTGTATACACAGTGCGGCCCATGGAATTTAGTTTTATTCACTGGCGATCTGACACATTCTGGCAGCAAGGAGCAGTTTAAGCAAGTTGATGAATTTTTGAATGAGCTGTGGGAAGAATTCGCAAAGCTTGGACACCTTGAATCTACCACCCCCCAACTGCTTGCAGTTCCAGGAAATCATGACTTGGTTTGGCCTGAGAATCCTAAGGCACCGGCAGTGGCTGTCCTTCTAAAGTGGTCACAACATGAAGAAGTATGGGATGACTTTTGGGATCTTAAAAAAACATCCGATTACCGAGAAGTCATCAATGAAGCCTTTAAAAACTACAGTGATTGGTGGAAAGAGCAGGAATATAAACCAAAGAATATCTGTGATGGTATTTTACCAGGAGATTTCTCTGTAACCATTGAAAACAAAGACGGAGCTAAGAACCCATTTAGGAAGTCGCAGTTGCCAGATTTCTTAGCATTTTGCGGATTAAAGCCAAGTAAATAA
- a CDS encoding NB-ARC domain-containing protein has translation MELEQALGLLQQILPEGALSTVRVQVFRAAWEGKDYPEIADMLGYDPDYVKSIGSQLWRSLSEALGEKVNKRNFRFMLLQSLKRQSAASGGRATRTDWGEAVDVSVFYGRLAELAQLEEWIVGEKCRWVAILGMGGIGKTALAVKLAHQVAGDFDYAIWRSLRNAPPLSTLIDELVTFLSNRAQTEGSLKDLMVCLRNARCAIVLDNLETILQVGTVGQYRDGYEDYDELFQTIAETNHQSCLIVTSREKLATLALLEDPQAKVRSLQLQGSAEVSLALLETRGLSGTPANLSQLGDYYGNNPLALKLVAASIRELFGNDASAFLAQGAVVFNGVRHLLDSQFDRLTDLEQSIMFWLAIHREWVDMPALQADLIPATAPAKILEALESLCWRSLIERRLGKYAQQPVVMEYVSDRLIDKICGEIADRVQLSLFQSHFLIQSTAKDYIRESQVRCILKPIADRLLSNFASLNAVEGQVAAILHELRTSQRAGYGGGNLLDLCLQLQLDLTGYDFSGIAIWQAYLPGSRLLQVNFSGSDFSGTRFTRSFGSMLSLVFSPNGKYFASGNSKGEVRCADLSYDQLQDRILWTAYGHTGRVMEVAWSPDGQRLASASIDTTVKLWHGQTGEHLKTLQGHTNQVMSASWSPDGNLLATGSEDCTIRLWHGQTGETTRILAGHERGVWCIDWSPDGKHLVSSGDDCTVRLWDVQTGKAIGIYTGHTGGVWSVKFSPDGRSLASGSQDRTIRLWDARSGNTVRMLEGHGDWVCTVAWSPDGLVLASGSSDRTVRLWDPETGQTLKILQGHTNIVWSLHWSPSQPLLASGGEDQMVRIWNTQTGQILKVVRGYANGIWSVAWQPEPRSVMAATHWRPLLASGSEDDLVRVWDPNAGQELKTLEGHTNRIWAVAWSPGGQILASASGDRTVKLWDVETGRSLRTLKGHSDRVYSVSWSMVEPILASCSQDRTIKIWNVQTGQLLKTLSGHENGVTSVAFSPDGQVLASASEDTTVRLWDARSGELLSILSGHADRVMSVRFSPDGKKLLSAGEDRTIRLWQVCTGAPELTLQGHANRIWSAQFSPDGSAIASCSFDLTVRLWDAATGASLRTLEGHTSIVWSVSWSVDGKTLATGSEDETIKLWDVGTGQCLRTLRAKRPYEGMNISDVTGLTESQREALKALGAIET, from the coding sequence ATGGAACTAGAACAAGCTCTGGGTCTGTTACAGCAGATTCTCCCAGAAGGGGCTTTGAGTACCGTTAGAGTCCAGGTGTTTCGGGCAGCCTGGGAAGGGAAAGATTATCCAGAAATTGCCGATATGCTGGGATATGACCCGGATTATGTCAAAAGTATAGGGTCTCAGTTGTGGCGATCGCTCTCCGAGGCTTTGGGAGAAAAGGTAAATAAGCGCAACTTTCGCTTCATGCTCCTCCAAAGCTTGAAGCGACAATCCGCAGCATCTGGGGGGCGTGCGACCAGGACAGATTGGGGAGAAGCGGTCGATGTCTCGGTTTTTTATGGCAGGTTGGCGGAACTCGCTCAATTAGAGGAATGGATTGTTGGGGAAAAATGTCGTTGGGTGGCAATTTTGGGTATGGGAGGCATCGGCAAGACTGCCCTGGCTGTGAAATTAGCCCATCAGGTGGCTGGTGATTTTGACTATGCGATCTGGCGATCGCTTCGCAATGCGCCTCCCCTGTCAACATTAATCGACGAATTGGTAACGTTCCTTTCCAACCGCGCCCAGACTGAAGGGAGTTTGAAAGACTTGATGGTTTGCTTGCGGAATGCCCGTTGCGCGATCGTGTTGGATAATCTAGAAACGATCTTGCAAGTCGGTACGGTAGGCCAATATCGGGATGGTTACGAAGACTACGACGAACTATTTCAGACGATCGCTGAAACGAACCATCAAAGCTGTCTGATCGTTACCAGTCGCGAGAAGCTAGCAACTCTGGCATTGCTAGAAGACCCACAGGCAAAAGTGCGATCGCTGCAACTCCAGGGTTCCGCCGAAGTTTCCTTAGCCCTTTTAGAAACAAGAGGCTTGTCTGGTACCCCAGCTAATTTATCGCAATTGGGGGACTATTATGGGAACAATCCACTAGCGCTAAAACTAGTTGCAGCCTCCATTCGGGAACTATTTGGCAACGATGCCTCTGCTTTTTTGGCGCAGGGGGCAGTTGTATTCAATGGCGTGCGCCATTTGCTCGACAGTCAATTTGATCGCCTCACCGATCTCGAGCAAAGCATCATGTTCTGGTTGGCAATCCATCGGGAATGGGTGGATATGCCTGCTTTGCAAGCTGACTTAATTCCCGCAACGGCTCCTGCCAAGATCCTGGAAGCTCTAGAATCCTTATGCTGGCGCAGCTTAATCGAGCGGCGCTTGGGCAAATACGCGCAGCAGCCCGTGGTGATGGAATATGTAAGCGATCGCCTGATTGACAAGATTTGTGGAGAGATTGCCGACCGAGTTCAGTTATCTCTATTTCAAAGTCACTTCCTGATTCAAAGCACGGCCAAAGACTACATTCGCGAAAGTCAGGTACGCTGCATTTTAAAACCAATAGCCGATAGGCTGTTGAGTAATTTTGCCTCTCTGAACGCAGTGGAAGGACAGGTGGCAGCCATTCTGCATGAGCTACGGACGAGCCAACGTGCGGGCTATGGAGGTGGCAATCTGTTAGACCTCTGTCTGCAATTACAGTTAGATCTCACCGGCTATGACTTTTCTGGCATTGCGATTTGGCAAGCCTACTTACCGGGGAGCCGACTGCTACAGGTCAATTTTAGCGGGTCGGATTTTTCCGGCACCAGGTTTACGCGATCGTTCGGATCGATGTTATCGCTGGTCTTCAGTCCAAACGGTAAATACTTTGCATCGGGGAATAGTAAAGGAGAGGTGCGCTGTGCGGATTTATCCTACGATCAACTTCAAGATCGCATCCTTTGGACGGCCTACGGGCATACAGGGCGGGTAATGGAGGTAGCCTGGAGTCCAGATGGTCAGAGGCTGGCTAGTGCCAGTATCGACACCACGGTCAAGTTATGGCACGGGCAAACCGGCGAACACCTGAAAACGTTACAGGGGCATACAAACCAGGTGATGTCTGCAAGCTGGAGTCCCGACGGCAACCTGTTGGCAACGGGTAGCGAGGACTGCACCATCCGACTGTGGCACGGGCAAACAGGAGAAACCACGCGCATTCTGGCAGGACATGAACGGGGGGTGTGGTGTATCGATTGGAGTCCCGACGGCAAGCACCTTGTCAGCAGTGGAGACGATTGTACGGTGCGCCTGTGGGACGTGCAGACAGGTAAAGCGATCGGGATCTATACCGGACATACAGGGGGAGTATGGTCGGTGAAGTTCAGTCCCGATGGACGATCGCTTGCCAGTGGCAGTCAGGATCGAACGATTCGATTGTGGGACGCGCGATCGGGAAATACGGTGCGGATGTTGGAAGGTCATGGTGACTGGGTATGTACGGTAGCGTGGAGTCCCGATGGTCTAGTTCTAGCTAGCGGGAGTAGCGATCGCACCGTACGGCTGTGGGATCCCGAAACTGGACAAACGCTGAAAATTTTGCAAGGGCATACCAATATTGTCTGGTCATTGCACTGGAGTCCCAGTCAACCATTGCTGGCTTCGGGAGGGGAAGATCAAATGGTACGCATCTGGAACACCCAAACGGGTCAGATCTTGAAGGTCGTGCGCGGTTATGCTAACGGAATCTGGTCTGTCGCTTGGCAACCTGAACCGCGCAGTGTCATGGCAGCTACGCACTGGCGGCCATTGCTGGCAAGTGGTAGTGAAGACGATCTGGTGCGCGTTTGGGATCCTAATGCCGGCCAGGAACTGAAAACCTTGGAGGGGCATACCAATCGCATCTGGGCGGTTGCCTGGAGTCCAGGCGGGCAAATACTTGCTTCGGCAAGCGGAGATCGCACCGTCAAACTCTGGGATGTGGAAACTGGTCGCAGCCTGCGGACGCTAAAGGGTCATAGCGATCGCGTCTATTCTGTCAGTTGGAGTATGGTGGAGCCAATTCTGGCTAGTTGCAGTCAGGATCGCACGATTAAAATCTGGAACGTACAGACTGGACAACTGCTCAAAACCCTGTCAGGCCATGAAAATGGTGTCACGTCTGTGGCCTTTAGTCCCGATGGACAAGTCCTTGCCTCGGCTAGCGAAGACACGACCGTGCGACTCTGGGATGCGCGATCTGGAGAACTGCTCAGCATCCTGAGCGGACACGCCGATCGGGTGATGTCCGTTCGCTTTAGTCCTGATGGCAAAAAACTCCTATCTGCGGGTGAAGATCGCACGATCCGATTGTGGCAAGTTTGCACGGGAGCACCGGAGCTAACTTTACAGGGGCATGCGAATCGGATCTGGTCTGCTCAATTTAGCCCTGATGGGTCAGCGATCGCTTCTTGTAGTTTCGATCTGACCGTGCGATTGTGGGATGCGGCAACGGGTGCGAGCCTGCGTACTTTAGAAGGTCATACCAGCATCGTGTGGTCTGTATCCTGGAGTGTGGATGGCAAAACGCTAGCTACGGGCAGCGAAGATGAAACCATTAAGCTATGGGACGTTGGGACAGGTCAGTGCTTGAGAACGCTAAGAGCAAAGCGCCCCTATGAGGGCATGAATATCTCGGACGTGACAGGATTAACCGAGTCTCAGAGGGAAGCTTTAAAAGCTTTAGGTGCGATTGAAACTTAG